The following coding sequences are from one Myxococcota bacterium window:
- a CDS encoding TldD/PmbA family protein encodes METAQDLVGFALERARAAGAFQAEVTLASGEAFETRVRGAEIDFVKQSRDKGLSVRVFVGGRGGLSSAATRTSDLARDVVARTAADAVALARATVPDACAGLPDGEFAREVPDLALFDPTDLPFDPESRISAARAMESAAHATDPRIGDSEGSNAGSSFGEVVYGNSAGFLGAYGSARHSIVAESLARGDSGMQRDAWFSASRRWHGLEPADAVGRRAAERALRRLGARRVPTCEVPVIFDPVMAPSLVRMLAGCASGYAVYRGTSFLAGKLGLRVASPAVTITDDPLIPGGLGSKPFDGEGQVTRRNVLVERGRLVSYVLDTYSARKLGMRSTGQAVRGGGASTTNLWLEPGTKSPEAILASTPRGLYVTELIGQGFNPVTGDYSRGAAGMWIENGELAYPVEEITIAGNLAQMLRDIDAVGDDLLWLGATAAPTVRIAKMTVAGQ; translated from the coding sequence GTGGAGACCGCGCAGGACCTGGTGGGCTTCGCGCTCGAGAGAGCGCGCGCCGCGGGCGCCTTCCAGGCCGAAGTCACGCTCGCCTCGGGCGAGGCGTTCGAGACGCGCGTGCGCGGCGCCGAGATCGACTTCGTGAAGCAGTCGCGCGACAAGGGTCTGTCGGTGCGCGTGTTCGTGGGCGGGCGCGGCGGTCTCTCGAGTGCGGCGACGCGCACCTCGGACCTGGCGCGCGACGTGGTCGCGCGGACGGCCGCCGACGCCGTGGCGCTGGCGCGCGCCACGGTGCCCGACGCGTGCGCCGGGCTGCCCGACGGTGAGTTCGCGCGCGAAGTGCCCGACCTGGCGCTGTTCGACCCGACCGACCTGCCGTTCGACCCCGAGTCGCGCATCTCGGCCGCGCGCGCCATGGAGAGCGCCGCTCACGCGACCGACCCGCGCATCGGCGACTCGGAAGGCTCGAACGCCGGCTCGAGCTTCGGCGAGGTGGTCTACGGCAACAGCGCCGGCTTTCTGGGCGCCTACGGCTCGGCGCGCCACTCGATCGTGGCCGAGTCACTCGCGCGCGGTGACTCGGGCATGCAGCGCGACGCCTGGTTCAGCGCCTCGCGCCGCTGGCACGGGCTCGAGCCCGCCGATGCGGTGGGCCGGCGCGCGGCCGAGCGCGCGCTGCGCCGCCTGGGCGCCCGGCGCGTGCCCACCTGTGAGGTGCCCGTGATCTTCGACCCGGTCATGGCGCCCAGCCTGGTGCGCATGCTCGCGGGCTGCGCCAGCGGCTACGCGGTCTACCGCGGCACGAGCTTCCTCGCGGGCAAGCTCGGGCTGCGCGTGGCGAGCCCGGCGGTCACGATCACCGACGACCCGCTGATTCCCGGGGGCCTCGGCAGCAAGCCGTTCGACGGCGAAGGTCAGGTCACGCGGCGCAACGTGCTGGTCGAGCGCGGCCGGCTCGTGAGCTACGTGCTCGACACCTACTCGGCGCGCAAGCTCGGCATGCGCAGCACCGGCCAGGCGGTGCGGGGCGGCGGCGCCTCGACCACCAACCTGTGGCTCGAGCCGGGCACGAAGTCGCCCGAAGCGATCCTGGCCTCGACCCCGCGCGGGCTGTATGTGACCGAGCTCATCGGGCAGGGCTTCAACCCAGTCACGGGCGACTACTCGCGCGGCGCCGCGGGAATGTGGATCGAGAACGGCGAGCTCGCGTATCCTGTCGAGGAGATCACGATCGCGGGCAATCTCGCGCAGATGCTGCGCGACATCGACGCGGTGGGAGACGACCTGCTCTGGCTCGGCGCGACGGCCGCGCCGACCGTACGCATCGCCAAGATGACCGTCGCCGGCCAGTGA
- the tldD gene encoding metalloprotease TldD, translated as MAETEAALTAPVFRERFGIDPRAIDTAFSHALSRPVDYADLFFEYTARDAVSLEDGIVKSGHRAVDQGVGVRAQAGERQGYAHSDEITVKSLELAAGAARAIAEGSGRARKVALRGPKPPALDLYPLAQAPTDVPIEGKVRLLQEIDAYARSRDPRIAQVMASLSCEQRQLMIAASDGTWVTDVQPLVILRVQVIAAQGGRRETASQGAGGRYSLERLLDPAAWRAQVDEAVRLALVNLESVSCPAGSMDVVLGPGWPGILLHEAVGHGLEGDFNRKKTSAFSDKIGQRVAAPGVTVIDDGTIASRRGSLNVDDEGTPTGHNVLIEDGVLVGYMQDRLNARLMGMKPTGNGRRESYQHLPMPRMTNTFMLAGQDDPEEIVRSVKSGLYAVSFSGGQVDITSGKFVFSASEAYRIEDGKLGAPVKGATLIGNGPDVLTRVTRIGNDLKLDPGVGTCGKDGQGVPVGVGQPTLRIDGITVGGTEG; from the coding sequence ATGGCCGAGACCGAAGCCGCACTCACGGCACCGGTATTTCGCGAACGCTTCGGGATCGACCCGAGAGCCATCGACACCGCCTTCTCGCACGCGCTGTCGCGCCCCGTCGACTACGCGGACTTGTTCTTCGAGTACACCGCGCGCGACGCGGTGTCGCTCGAGGACGGGATCGTGAAGAGCGGTCACCGCGCCGTGGACCAGGGCGTCGGAGTTCGCGCACAGGCAGGCGAGCGGCAGGGCTACGCGCACTCGGACGAGATCACGGTGAAGAGTCTCGAGCTCGCGGCGGGCGCCGCGCGCGCGATCGCCGAGGGCTCGGGGCGCGCGCGGAAGGTCGCGCTGCGCGGACCCAAGCCGCCCGCGCTCGACCTCTACCCGCTGGCGCAAGCGCCGACCGACGTGCCGATCGAGGGCAAGGTGCGGCTGCTGCAGGAGATCGACGCCTACGCGCGCAGCCGCGACCCGCGCATCGCTCAGGTCATGGCGAGTCTCTCGTGCGAGCAGCGCCAGCTCATGATCGCGGCCAGCGACGGCACCTGGGTGACCGACGTGCAGCCGCTGGTGATCCTGCGCGTGCAGGTGATCGCCGCGCAGGGCGGCCGGCGCGAGACCGCGTCGCAGGGCGCGGGCGGGCGCTACTCACTCGAGCGGCTGCTCGATCCCGCAGCCTGGCGGGCGCAGGTCGACGAGGCCGTGCGGCTGGCGCTCGTGAACCTGGAGTCCGTGAGCTGCCCGGCGGGCAGCATGGACGTCGTGCTCGGCCCGGGCTGGCCGGGGATCCTGTTGCACGAGGCCGTGGGTCACGGGCTCGAGGGCGACTTCAACCGCAAGAAGACCTCGGCGTTCTCGGACAAGATCGGCCAGCGCGTGGCCGCGCCAGGAGTCACTGTGATCGACGACGGCACGATCGCGAGCCGCCGCGGGTCACTCAACGTGGACGACGAGGGCACGCCCACGGGTCACAACGTGCTGATCGAGGACGGCGTGCTGGTGGGCTACATGCAGGACCGGCTGAACGCCCGGCTCATGGGTATGAAGCCCACCGGGAACGGCCGCCGCGAGAGCTACCAGCACCTGCCCATGCCGCGCATGACCAACACCTTCATGCTCGCGGGCCAGGACGACCCCGAAGAGATCGTGCGCTCGGTGAAGTCGGGTCTGTACGCGGTGAGCTTCTCGGGCGGCCAGGTCGACATCACCAGCGGCAAGTTCGTGTTCTCGGCCAGCGAGGCCTACCGCATCGAGGACGGCAAGCTCGGCGCACCGGTGAAGGGCGCGACCTTGATCGGCAACGGCCCCGACGTGCTGACCCGAGTGACTCGTATCGGCAACGACCTGAAGCTCGACCCGGGCGTGGGCACCTGCGGCAAGGACGGGCAGGGCGTGCCGGTCGGCGTGGGCCAGCCCACGCTGCGCATCGACGGCATCACCGTCGGCGGTACGGAGGGCTAG
- a CDS encoding CocE/NonD family hydrolase, whose product MASEESTAVYHGLKIERDAKVPLRDGSHLVADVFRPDGAGRFPTIVTLGPYSKDIHFRDWNKTYDYARLPERGPYMHWETVNPEWWVPQGYVVIRVDGRGTGKSPGRIRRLSDEEARDFHDAVEWAGAQEFSNGRVAVMGISYFAMNAWRVAAAQPPQLAAIVPWEGAVDTYRDAARHGGIYSNGFNRRWASHVREHETAGAAQPAPQPPAGVTPPELFTPAAYHVPDLSKIQVPLLSAGNWGGFGLHLRGNVEGFLGAGSAHKRLQIHCGDHIEPFYSLEGRLTQKRFLDYWLCGIDTGVTREPPIKLAIRTTSERWRWRYEDEWPIARTRWTEYPLDAARGLLSTVAPGSPATTSYSAELGAPREAARARFTSAPFESETEFTGPLALRVWVSSSADDADLFVILRKLDPAGNEVTFQGSINPGFPVACGWQRVSHRKLDPARSQPWRPYHTHDELAKVAPGEIVPVEVEIWPTSIVLEPGERLVLELAAHDEPRIAPFLHDDPRDRVLAQTITLHTGGRFDSRLLLPLIPAR is encoded by the coding sequence ATGGCGTCCGAAGAGTCGACCGCGGTCTATCACGGTCTCAAGATCGAGCGCGACGCGAAGGTCCCGCTGCGCGACGGGAGTCACCTGGTCGCGGACGTGTTCCGGCCCGACGGCGCAGGCAGGTTCCCGACCATCGTCACGCTGGGGCCGTACTCGAAGGACATCCACTTCCGGGACTGGAACAAGACCTACGACTACGCGCGCCTGCCCGAGCGCGGGCCCTACATGCACTGGGAGACGGTGAACCCCGAGTGGTGGGTGCCGCAGGGCTACGTGGTGATCCGCGTGGATGGCCGCGGCACGGGCAAGTCACCCGGCCGCATCCGGCGCTTGTCCGACGAGGAAGCGCGCGACTTCCACGACGCCGTCGAGTGGGCGGGCGCGCAGGAGTTCTCGAACGGGCGCGTCGCGGTCATGGGCATCTCCTACTTCGCGATGAATGCCTGGCGCGTGGCCGCGGCGCAGCCGCCGCAGCTCGCGGCGATCGTGCCCTGGGAGGGCGCGGTCGACACCTACCGCGACGCGGCGCGCCACGGCGGAATCTATTCGAACGGCTTCAACCGGCGCTGGGCGAGTCACGTGCGCGAGCACGAGACCGCAGGCGCCGCGCAGCCCGCGCCACAGCCGCCCGCCGGAGTCACTCCGCCCGAGCTGTTCACGCCCGCCGCGTACCACGTTCCCGACCTGTCGAAGATCCAGGTGCCGCTGCTCTCCGCCGGGAACTGGGGCGGCTTCGGGCTGCACCTGCGGGGGAACGTCGAAGGCTTCCTCGGCGCGGGCTCGGCGCACAAGCGCCTGCAGATCCACTGCGGCGATCACATCGAGCCGTTCTACTCGCTCGAGGGCCGACTCACGCAGAAGCGCTTCCTCGACTACTGGCTGTGCGGGATCGACACCGGAGTCACGCGCGAGCCGCCGATCAAGCTGGCGATCCGCACCACCAGCGAGCGCTGGCGCTGGCGCTACGAGGACGAGTGGCCGATCGCGCGCACGCGCTGGACGGAGTATCCGCTCGACGCGGCGCGCGGGCTGCTGAGCACCGTCGCGCCGGGCAGCCCTGCCACCACGAGCTACAGCGCCGAGCTGGGCGCGCCGCGCGAGGCTGCCCGGGCGCGCTTCACCAGCGCGCCGTTCGAGTCCGAGACCGAGTTCACCGGTCCGCTCGCCCTGCGCGTGTGGGTGTCTTCGTCGGCCGACGACGCCGACTTGTTCGTGATCCTGCGCAAGCTCGACCCGGCGGGGAACGAGGTCACGTTCCAGGGCTCGATCAACCCGGGCTTCCCGGTCGCCTGCGGCTGGCAGCGCGTGAGTCATCGCAAGCTCGACCCCGCGCGCTCCCAGCCCTGGCGCCCGTATCACACGCACGACGAGCTGGCGAAGGTCGCACCCGGCGAGATCGTGCCGGTCGAGGTCGAGATCTGGCCCACCAGCATCGTGCTCGAGCCGGGCGAGCGCCTGGTGCTCGAGCTCGCCGCCCACGACGAGCCGCGCATCGCGCCCTTCCTGCACGATGACCCGCGCGACCGCGTGCTGGCCCAAACGATCACGCTGCACACGGGCGGCCGCTTCGACTCACGGCTGCTCCTGCCATTGATTCCGGCGCGCTAG
- a CDS encoding family 1 glycosylhydrolase — translation MDWPEDFLWGTGASSTQCEGAAPASDWWDWERAGRAPPSGDGNGFATRYAEDFALLAGLGLTHHRLSLEWARLEPEPGVHDPAAVEHYRRVLAAARNAGIVPWVCLHHFTLPRWFAASGGFLVERNRTEHWRRHVDFVAETFGDLVGGWQPVNEFNFYPLGAYRGGGLPPGHDDRDEFARVTEQIQLATAEAAARLRRTGATVSSIFALSALVAQDDLPATHDRLERARKSSWTPGLELFRDGVLRVPGRAPVERPDLAGCFDWIGFSYYAALGVREGRIVAHPPDGPRSPLGYAIWPEGLGLVLDELHEIVPGTPLLVAEYGIGTDDDSQRARYLERGLELTHAAIARGIDVRGFFHWTAVDNYEWLHGYDVAFGLFDRARRVRPSARVLEREARRR, via the coding sequence GTGGATTGGCCCGAGGACTTCCTGTGGGGCACGGGCGCCTCCTCGACTCAGTGCGAGGGCGCCGCACCGGCGTCCGACTGGTGGGACTGGGAGCGCGCAGGCCGCGCGCCGCCCTCCGGTGACGGGAACGGCTTCGCCACGCGCTATGCCGAGGACTTCGCGCTGCTGGCGGGGCTCGGGCTCACTCACCACCGGCTGTCACTCGAGTGGGCGCGGCTCGAGCCGGAGCCGGGCGTGCACGACCCGGCCGCGGTCGAGCACTATCGCCGGGTGCTCGCCGCCGCCCGGAACGCGGGCATCGTGCCCTGGGTGTGTCTGCACCACTTCACCCTGCCGCGCTGGTTCGCCGCGAGCGGGGGGTTCCTGGTCGAGCGCAATCGCACCGAGCACTGGCGCCGCCACGTCGACTTCGTGGCCGAGACGTTCGGCGACCTGGTGGGCGGCTGGCAGCCGGTGAACGAGTTCAACTTCTACCCGCTGGGCGCCTACCGCGGCGGCGGGCTGCCGCCGGGTCACGACGACCGCGACGAGTTCGCGCGCGTGACCGAGCAGATCCAGCTCGCGACCGCCGAGGCCGCGGCGCGCTTGCGCCGGACGGGTGCGACCGTGTCGTCGATCTTCGCGCTATCTGCGCTGGTGGCGCAGGACGATCTGCCCGCGACCCACGACAGACTCGAGCGCGCGCGCAAGAGCTCGTGGACGCCGGGGCTCGAGCTGTTCCGCGACGGCGTGCTGCGCGTGCCGGGGCGCGCGCCGGTCGAGCGCCCGGACCTGGCGGGCTGCTTCGACTGGATCGGCTTCTCCTACTACGCGGCGCTGGGGGTGCGCGAGGGGCGCATCGTGGCCCACCCGCCGGACGGCCCGCGCTCGCCGCTGGGCTACGCGATCTGGCCCGAGGGCCTGGGGCTCGTGCTGGACGAGCTGCACGAGATCGTCCCGGGCACGCCGCTGCTCGTGGCCGAGTACGGCATCGGCACCGACGACGACTCACAGCGCGCCCGGTATCTCGAGCGCGGCCTCGAGCTCACCCACGCCGCCATCGCGCGCGGCATCGACGTGCGCGGCTTCTTCCACTGGACCGCCGTCGACAACTACGAGTGGCTGCACGGCTACGACGTGGCCTTCGGGCTCTTCGACCGCGCGCGCCGGGTGCGTCCCAGCGCGCGCGTGCTCGAGCGCGAGGCTCGGCGGCGCTAG
- a CDS encoding DUF4336 domain-containing protein, with protein MASALRKLAPGLWVAECSFRNGPFEFGLRMSVIQLRDGGLVLHSPVRLRPELRAELDALGPVRGVIAPSRAHHLFASDYPTGYPDALLFAAPGLPEKRPDLKFAAELSDEAPPLWRSELEQHVFRGAPIMNEVVFFHPASRTVLFTDLVFNLPAGAGNWASRIFFRAVGADRRFGPHRLVRYLFIRDRAKARESLQRILAWDFDRVTLTHGDVLETGGHEAVRRAFAFLG; from the coding sequence ATGGCGAGCGCGCTTCGCAAGCTGGCGCCCGGGCTGTGGGTTGCCGAGTGCAGCTTCCGCAACGGACCCTTCGAGTTCGGGCTGCGCATGAGCGTGATCCAGCTGCGGGACGGCGGGCTCGTCCTGCACTCCCCCGTGCGGCTACGGCCCGAGCTGCGGGCGGAGCTCGATGCGCTGGGCCCGGTGCGCGGCGTGATCGCACCCAGCCGTGCCCACCACTTGTTCGCCAGCGACTATCCGACCGGCTACCCCGACGCCCTGCTGTTCGCGGCGCCCGGCCTGCCCGAGAAGCGTCCCGACCTGAAGTTTGCGGCCGAGCTGTCGGACGAAGCGCCGCCGCTCTGGCGCTCGGAGCTCGAGCAGCACGTGTTCCGCGGCGCGCCGATCATGAACGAGGTCGTCTTCTTCCACCCGGCTTCGCGCACGGTGCTGTTCACCGACCTGGTCTTCAACCTGCCCGCCGGCGCGGGCAACTGGGCGAGCCGGATCTTCTTCCGCGCGGTGGGCGCCGACCGCCGGTTCGGGCCGCACCGGCTGGTGAGATACCTGTTCATCCGCGACCGCGCGAAGGCGCGTGAGTCGCTGCAGCGCATCCTGGCCTGGGACTTCGACCGGGTCACGCTGACTCACGGCGACGTGCTCGAGACCGGTGGCCACGAGGCCGTGCGCCGCGCGTTCGCGTTTCTCGGCTAG
- a CDS encoding LLM class flavin-dependent oxidoreductase yields the protein MKFGIFYEHQLPRPWGHDSEHRLIQNSLEQIELADRVGYDYAWEVEHHFL from the coding sequence ATGAAATTCGGGATTTTCTACGAGCACCAGCTGCCGCGGCCCTGGGGCCACGACAGCGAGCACCGGCTGATCCAGAACTCGCTCGAGCAGATCGAGCTGGCGGACCGCGTGGGCTACGACTACGCCTGGGAGGTCGAGCACCACTTCCT
- a CDS encoding glutathione peroxidase has protein sequence MTTLYDFQQKTLDGKDRKLSDFKGKAVLVVNVASKCGLTPQYTGLQKIHDQYSARGFAVLGFPCNQFAGQEPGSAQEIAEFCERNYGVTFPMFSKIDVNGANRAPLYQWLTTQPTQPDGPGDIVWNFGKFLVDKNGAVVARFNPRVAPDAPELTAAIEKALG, from the coding sequence ATGACGACCCTGTACGACTTCCAGCAGAAGACGCTCGACGGCAAGGACCGGAAGCTCTCGGACTTCAAGGGCAAGGCCGTGCTGGTCGTGAACGTGGCCTCGAAGTGCGGACTCACTCCGCAGTACACCGGGCTGCAGAAGATCCACGACCAGTACTCCGCGCGCGGCTTCGCGGTGCTGGGCTTCCCCTGCAACCAGTTCGCGGGCCAGGAGCCGGGCAGCGCGCAGGAGATCGCCGAGTTCTGCGAGCGGAACTACGGAGTCACCTTCCCCATGTTCTCCAAGATCGACGTGAACGGCGCGAACCGCGCGCCGCTCTACCAGTGGCTCACCACGCAGCCCACACAGCCCGACGGCCCGGGCGACATCGTGTGGAACTTCGGCAAGTTCCTGGTGGACAAGAACGGCGCGGTGGTCGCGCGCTTCAACCCGCGCGTGGCCCCCGACGCACCCGAGCTCACGGCGGCGATCGAGAAGGCACTGGGCTGA
- a CDS encoding ribbon-helix-helix domain-containing protein, producing MHTRVSEELDEALQDAARRLRVPVSNLVRNVLEDVFDAVEAVTENVGELVEDVVEEAQDFGRRFERHWRRRTEGARERIVEMEREPRAERRPPEPPAAPRPPEPARAESAREFADVSAWQPVVLNAARECGGCGRAMRRGDPAYLGMGVSGVPPFLCEPCLDREGDARA from the coding sequence TTGCACACGCGCGTTTCCGAGGAGCTCGACGAGGCGTTGCAGGACGCCGCCCGCCGCTTGCGGGTGCCCGTCTCGAACCTGGTGCGCAACGTGCTCGAAGACGTCTTCGACGCGGTCGAGGCCGTGACCGAGAACGTGGGCGAGCTGGTCGAAGACGTGGTCGAGGAGGCGCAGGACTTCGGCCGCCGCTTCGAGCGCCACTGGCGCCGCCGCACCGAGGGCGCGCGCGAGCGCATCGTGGAGATGGAGCGCGAGCCGCGCGCCGAGCGCCGGCCGCCCGAGCCGCCTGCGGCCCCGCGCCCACCCGAGCCAGCGCGCGCCGAGTCAGCGCGTGAGTTCGCCGACGTCAGCGCCTGGCAGCCCGTGGTGCTGAACGCCGCGCGCGAGTGCGGCGGCTGCGGCCGCGCGATGCGCCGCGGCGACCCGGCCTATCTGGGCATGGGAGTCAGCGGCGTGCCGCCGTTCCTGTGCGAGCCGTGTCTCGACCGCGAGGGCGACGCGCGCGCGTGA